One Owenweeksia hongkongensis DSM 17368 genomic region harbors:
- a CDS encoding DUF2254 domain-containing protein, translating into MKKYLGFFRELYFKIINSIAFYPSLIASVFLAFAIAMMWAEYTKPLMDLKDKIDFLLVADKETAKSVLTTLVASLISLTVFSFSMVMVVLNTASANLSPRVLPGLVSKKAHQVVLGFYLGSIIYCLVLIINVQKNEETYRTPTLGVLLAMIFGIMCLALFVYFIESISRTIQTDNVLNQIFKQTLRHLEKWKLNNQNDNTSLPDRKDWTYIYSTKNGYYKSMAENRLSKLLQKHDLQLYVRVTKGTFTVKGFPLLSVSRDISNDEELIEEILSHFTFYVEEYTTDHYSYGFRQISQVAIKALSPGINDPGTAIRAIDMLSILFIEKTNIPDFGFYNNEEENITNIFYKEYSFEDLLYEMLAPIRTYGHSDALVMLNLIEACKNMMYADKLNENCKHVIGAFVKAIIQDAEEYISNASDKEQINQSLQNLVEDTGLEVPSSI; encoded by the coding sequence ATGAAAAAATACTTAGGCTTCTTTCGCGAGCTTTATTTCAAAATCATCAATAGCATTGCTTTTTACCCATCCCTTATAGCCTCGGTTTTTTTGGCTTTTGCTATTGCTATGATGTGGGCTGAATATACCAAGCCCCTAATGGACCTGAAGGACAAAATTGACTTTCTATTGGTGGCTGATAAGGAAACAGCTAAATCTGTACTCACCACTCTGGTGGCTAGTCTTATATCGCTCACAGTTTTTAGTTTTTCTATGGTAATGGTGGTGCTCAATACGGCTTCTGCCAACCTTTCGCCACGAGTATTGCCAGGGCTCGTTAGCAAAAAGGCGCATCAAGTTGTTCTTGGCTTCTATTTAGGAAGCATTATTTATTGCCTCGTTCTTATCATCAACGTTCAGAAAAACGAAGAAACCTACCGCACGCCTACCCTTGGCGTGTTACTCGCCATGATTTTTGGGATAATGTGCCTCGCACTGTTTGTCTATTTTATAGAATCAATATCGCGTACTATACAAACCGACAATGTCCTCAATCAGATTTTTAAACAAACCTTAAGACATCTGGAAAAATGGAAACTCAACAACCAAAACGACAACACTTCCCTTCCTGACAGAAAAGATTGGACGTACATATACTCTACCAAAAACGGCTATTATAAAAGTATGGCCGAAAACAGGCTCAGTAAACTTTTGCAAAAGCATGACTTGCAACTCTATGTCCGAGTAACAAAGGGAACCTTTACGGTAAAAGGCTTTCCACTACTTTCCGTAAGTAGAGATATTTCCAATGATGAAGAGTTGATTGAAGAAATATTGAGCCATTTTACTTTTTATGTAGAAGAATACACAACTGACCACTACAGCTACGGCTTCCGCCAAATATCTCAAGTGGCCATTAAAGCTCTCAGCCCAGGGATAAATGATCCAGGTACAGCAATTCGCGCCATTGATATGCTGAGCATTCTTTTTATTGAGAAAACCAATATTCCCGACTTTGGATTTTACAATAATGAAGAAGAAAACATCACCAACATTTTTTATAAAGAATACAGTTTTGAAGACCTCCTGTATGAAATGTTGGCTCCTATTAGAACTTATGGCCACTCCGATGCATTGGTAATGCTAAATTTAATTGAAGCTTGCAAAAACATGATGTATGCAGACAAGTTAAATGAAAACTGTAAACATGTAATTGGAGCGTTTGTAAAGGCTATTATACAAGATGCTGAAGAGTATATCTCTAACGCTTCTGATAAAGAACAGATTAATCAATCGCTACAAAATTTAGTGGAAGACACCGGATTAGAGGTTCCTTCTTCTATTTAG
- the dinB gene encoding DNA polymerase IV: protein MLGDRSIVHMDMDTFFVSCERLQDSRLNAVPLIIGGHSARGVVSSCSYETRYFGVRSGMPMKQALRLCPDAKVIKGDMELYSKYSNLVTEIANEHAPMLEKSSIDEFYIDISGMDRFFGCLQWTTELSDKIKREAGLPISFGLSVNKTVAKIATGEGKPLGRIEVPATAVRPFMNPLSIKKIPMLGNATFQILARIGIRKVHTLADMPVEVLQRILGKNGISLWKKANGIDNTPVEPYHERKSISTERTFNQDTFDVDMLRRLLVSMVENLGFDLRKENWLTSTITLKIRYSNFDTHTRQKRVAYTSDDQKILEVISELFDKLYERRMRLRLIGISFSGLVRGSYQIDLFEDTPHKIALYQAMDSMRMRYGKEAVTRAANYTPKPR from the coding sequence ATGTTAGGCGATAGATCAATTGTACATATGGATATGGACACCTTTTTTGTGTCCTGTGAACGACTTCAGGATAGTCGTCTAAATGCTGTTCCATTGATAATTGGCGGCCATTCTGCGCGTGGAGTAGTGAGTTCATGCTCTTATGAAACCAGATACTTTGGAGTTCGGTCAGGGATGCCAATGAAGCAAGCTTTGCGCTTGTGTCCCGATGCCAAAGTCATAAAGGGAGACATGGAGTTGTATTCCAAATATTCCAATTTGGTAACAGAAATAGCGAATGAGCACGCGCCAATGTTGGAGAAGTCCAGTATTGATGAGTTTTATATCGACATATCCGGTATGGATCGATTTTTTGGATGTCTACAATGGACGACAGAACTTTCAGATAAAATAAAACGAGAAGCAGGACTACCAATCAGTTTTGGATTGTCTGTAAATAAGACCGTTGCCAAGATTGCAACGGGGGAAGGAAAGCCGTTGGGAAGGATAGAAGTACCAGCAACAGCTGTTAGGCCATTTATGAACCCCTTATCCATAAAAAAGATTCCTATGCTGGGCAATGCTACATTTCAAATATTGGCACGTATTGGTATAAGGAAGGTGCATACATTGGCAGATATGCCCGTTGAAGTCTTGCAACGGATATTGGGGAAAAATGGAATAAGCCTTTGGAAGAAGGCCAACGGTATAGATAATACACCCGTTGAACCTTACCATGAGCGAAAGTCTATTTCCACGGAAAGGACATTTAATCAAGATACTTTTGATGTGGATATGCTTAGGCGGCTACTGGTTTCAATGGTTGAGAATTTAGGCTTTGACCTGAGAAAAGAAAACTGGCTGACTTCAACCATTACCTTAAAAATTAGGTACAGCAATTTTGATACACATACACGCCAAAAACGGGTGGCTTATACTTCGGATGATCAAAAAATATTGGAGGTAATATCTGAATTATTTGATAAACTCTACGAGCGGAGAATGCGATTGAGACTCATAGGAATAAGTTTTTCAGGGTTGGTAAGAGGTAGTTATCAAATAGACCTATTTGAGGATACTCCCCATAAAATAGCCCTGTATCAAGCAATGGACAGTATGCGTATGAGATATGGAAAAGAAGCTGTTACTCGAGCCGCTAACTACACACCAAAACCACGATAG
- a CDS encoding helix-turn-helix domain-containing protein, translating into MSDNELGKSGFPERLNELRENLHLSGNQLAAVMGQNTSKVAGYLRGANLPRIDFLMTINLWYPLVNIDYLVTGRGKLFLDKEKALLQAVKPDHVEITAGKSDGQTLNYKELFESCKEQVKDKDKIIRLYEKQLGI; encoded by the coding sequence ATGTCTGATAATGAATTAGGTAAATCAGGGTTTCCCGAGCGGTTAAATGAACTAAGGGAGAATTTGCACTTAAGTGGGAATCAATTGGCAGCAGTAATGGGACAGAATACAAGTAAGGTCGCGGGTTATTTGCGTGGTGCAAATCTTCCACGGATTGATTTTTTGATGACTATTAACTTGTGGTACCCTTTAGTTAATATTGACTACTTAGTTACGGGAAGAGGGAAGTTGTTTTTAGACAAGGAAAAGGCTTTGCTTCAGGCTGTTAAGCCTGATCATGTAGAAATTACTGCTGGGAAAAGTGATGGACAGACTTTGAATTATAAGGAGCTTTTCGAGAGTTGTAAAGAGCAGGTTAAGGACAAGGATAAAATTATCAGATTGTATGAAAAGCAATTAGGAATCTAA
- a CDS encoding MutS-related protein, with protein MTQDFYKKKETGYKAILKQQKKVDRWFSALRFTLILLAAASGYGYLAQSNSLFLYGALFLLVAFVVALFRHLKLRKHITDLKNYIRLNNDEAAYLGGNLNPFDGAKELINGEHLFANDLDLFGHHSLFQHVNRTVTLSGKMKLADEFLSDSQLEIEAKQDGVKELAKEVDWRQGFAVAGMDVEENPALKSALDRWLKTESSKSIFTSSFLLYPLAGITFGLLVYWLVNTSLQSFTWLSYAFMANLAVVFLQFKNIKKEYEQLNKISQSLTLYSRLLKHIEEREFESTVLVKLKKRLETNEVSSSTALKKLSKLLDGFDQLNNVVALLFTNGLYHYHLHVLRGLYHWKKNHGSAIYEWLDVVAEFDQLNSKANFTFNHQEYVYPKLKHEKGLEALEMGHPLLSSHKRVSNDLNFDGIKYVILTGSNMSGKSTFLRTIGVNMVLMKLGMPVCAKEFSAYPFRLLTSMKLVDSLDKDESYFQAEVIRLKRIKDVLETAEPCLVLLDEILRGTNSDDKRNGTRLFMEKIGNYNALGVIATHDIDIAELAAQNATVFNAKYFESKVKSGELTFDYILRNGVCKTPNATDLMRAQGII; from the coding sequence ATGACACAGGATTTTTATAAAAAGAAAGAGACGGGCTACAAAGCTATTTTAAAGCAACAGAAAAAAGTGGATCGCTGGTTTTCTGCGCTACGTTTTACTCTTATCCTTTTGGCTGCAGCTTCTGGATATGGATATTTGGCGCAGTCCAATTCATTGTTTCTCTATGGAGCACTGTTTTTGCTGGTGGCCTTTGTTGTTGCCTTGTTTCGTCACCTTAAGCTTAGAAAACACATTACCGATTTAAAAAATTATATCCGACTGAATAATGATGAGGCAGCTTATTTGGGTGGAAACCTTAATCCTTTTGATGGTGCTAAAGAACTAATTAATGGCGAGCACCTTTTTGCCAATGACTTGGATTTATTTGGGCACCATTCACTTTTTCAACACGTAAATCGTACCGTTACCCTTAGCGGGAAAATGAAACTGGCAGACGAGTTTCTTTCAGATTCACAATTGGAAATAGAGGCCAAGCAAGATGGAGTAAAAGAGCTGGCGAAAGAGGTGGATTGGCGTCAAGGGTTTGCTGTGGCAGGAATGGATGTGGAAGAAAATCCAGCACTGAAAAGTGCTTTAGACAGATGGTTGAAAACCGAAAGCTCAAAATCTATTTTCACTTCATCTTTTCTATTGTATCCCTTAGCGGGAATCACCTTTGGGCTGCTGGTTTATTGGTTGGTTAATACTTCGCTGCAATCTTTCACCTGGCTTTCGTATGCCTTTATGGCAAATTTGGCGGTGGTATTTTTACAGTTTAAAAACATTAAAAAGGAGTACGAGCAGCTGAATAAAATTTCGCAATCGCTCACTTTGTATAGTAGACTGTTAAAGCATATTGAAGAAAGAGAATTTGAGAGTACTGTACTTGTAAAACTTAAAAAAAGGCTTGAAACAAATGAGGTGTCCAGTAGCACTGCCTTAAAAAAACTGTCCAAGCTTTTGGATGGTTTTGATCAGCTCAACAATGTGGTGGCCTTGCTTTTTACCAATGGGCTTTATCACTATCATCTGCACGTATTGCGTGGACTTTATCATTGGAAGAAGAATCACGGTTCGGCTATATATGAATGGCTGGATGTGGTGGCCGAATTTGATCAACTGAATAGCAAGGCCAATTTTACCTTTAACCATCAGGAGTACGTTTATCCAAAGCTAAAGCACGAAAAAGGCTTAGAGGCATTGGAGATGGGCCACCCGCTCTTAAGTTCTCATAAGCGTGTGAGTAATGATTTGAATTTTGACGGAATCAAGTATGTGATTCTCACCGGAAGTAATATGTCTGGCAAGAGTACTTTTTTGCGCACTATTGGTGTAAATATGGTTTTAATGAAACTGGGAATGCCAGTTTGTGCTAAGGAGTTTTCGGCTTACCCCTTCCGCCTTTTAACCTCCATGAAGTTGGTAGATTCATTAGATAAGGATGAATCTTATTTTCAAGCTGAGGTAATTCGCCTAAAGCGAATAAAAGATGTGCTGGAAACAGCGGAGCCTTGCCTGGTACTCTTGGATGAAATACTACGGGGAACCAATAGCGATGATAAGCGAAATGGAACACGCCTTTTTATGGAGAAAATTGGCAACTATAATGCTTTGGGCGTAATAGCTACACATGATATTGATATTGCAGAATTGGCGGCACAAAACGCTACAGTTTTTAACGCTAAGTATTTTGAATCTAAAGTAAAAAGTGGAGAGCTTACCTTTGATTACATCCTTCGCAATGGAGTGTGTAAAACACCTAATGCTACGGATTTAATGAGGGCACAAGGGATAATTTAA
- a CDS encoding SOS response-associated peptidase family protein, with amino-acid sequence MCVYTTQEADFTNKYSNWKDLVTRSIQPVTTWIESPEFMEVDRPQFKDRSPVIGIGNWATIQYKKGDQYWWDWAQFAPTVSMWPGGKKMPYYNAKVETLVGYFEEDKRGEFPMRVRDDLQQRTCVFWVNSFFESNGNKTNPRWFNIHRKDDKMIPLAAFYHIESDPEGGTALPSFTIITRDPYPLVAETGHPRSPGVLPHEYFMDWMDPALNIYDKFSLIAETADGEYVIDEVEKSSVTKRTEHATQPIEGGRAVFVGELE; translated from the coding sequence ATGTGTGTTTATACAACTCAGGAGGCAGACTTTACAAACAAGTATTCCAATTGGAAGGATTTGGTAACTCGAAGTATTCAACCAGTCACAACATGGATAGAAAGTCCTGAATTCATGGAAGTAGATAGACCTCAATTCAAAGATCGGTCACCCGTTATTGGAATTGGAAACTGGGCGACTATTCAGTACAAAAAAGGTGATCAATACTGGTGGGATTGGGCACAATTTGCCCCAACTGTAAGTATGTGGCCTGGTGGCAAGAAGATGCCATATTACAATGCTAAAGTAGAAACTCTTGTTGGATATTTTGAGGAGGACAAACGAGGCGAATTTCCTATGAGGGTAAGAGATGACTTGCAACAGCGAACCTGTGTTTTTTGGGTGAATTCATTTTTTGAAAGTAATGGGAATAAAACCAACCCCCGCTGGTTTAATATCCACAGAAAAGATGATAAGATGATACCCTTAGCTGCGTTTTATCACATTGAATCAGATCCAGAGGGAGGTACAGCTTTACCTTCCTTCACTATTATCACACGAGATCCATATCCTCTGGTTGCCGAAACCGGTCACCCTCGCTCCCCTGGAGTTCTACCCCATGAATACTTTATGGATTGGATGGATCCTGCACTTAATATCTATGATAAGTTTTCACTTATAGCTGAAACAGCTGATGGAGAGTATGTGATTGATGAAGTTGAAAAGTCAAGTGTTACTAAAAGAACGGAACACGCGACCCAGCCGATTGAAGGTGGAAGAGCTGTGTTTGTTGGAGAGTTGGAGTAG
- a CDS encoding LexA family transcriptional regulator, whose protein sequence is MTSTILSNNLKELRSRKSWTQAQVADQLAVSREMYSKYETGRAEPPIPALKRIASLYSLSLDILINVDLSKVDLDQLVELEGNRVLLPIKVSPDNENAIEIVTHKATAGYLSGYADPEFIEQLDTLRIPFLGKDKLRAFPISGDSMQPLQNGSYVVGKYLEDIRNYKDGHTYIVVTQDEGIVFKRVFQDKENSKQVILYSDNEEYAPYPIALSDIVEMWGFACSITLDEPKQETPTINKIINMLKVIDNGSR, encoded by the coding sequence ATGACCAGTACTATTTTATCCAACAACCTCAAGGAATTACGTTCACGCAAAAGCTGGACGCAAGCTCAAGTTGCCGATCAATTGGCCGTTTCGCGTGAAATGTATTCTAAGTATGAAACAGGAAGAGCTGAACCTCCAATACCTGCTCTAAAGCGTATTGCCAGTCTTTACTCGCTTAGTCTGGATATTCTGATTAACGTGGATTTATCCAAGGTGGATCTTGACCAACTGGTCGAACTTGAGGGTAATCGGGTATTACTACCGATCAAAGTGAGTCCAGACAACGAAAATGCCATTGAAATTGTTACCCACAAAGCAACTGCTGGTTACTTATCAGGTTATGCCGATCCTGAGTTTATCGAACAACTGGACACACTTAGAATTCCGTTTTTGGGTAAAGACAAGCTCAGGGCATTTCCTATCAGTGGTGATTCCATGCAACCTCTCCAGAATGGCTCTTATGTAGTTGGTAAATACCTCGAAGACATTCGAAACTACAAGGATGGTCACACTTACATTGTGGTTACACAGGATGAAGGAATCGTATTCAAACGGGTTTTTCAGGATAAAGAAAACTCAAAGCAAGTAATCCTTTACTCTGACAATGAAGAGTATGCACCTTATCCTATTGCTCTATCTGATATTGTGGAAATGTGGGGGTTTGCTTGCAGCATTACGCTTGATGAGCCGAAGCAAGAAACACCTACGATAAATAAAATTATTAATATGCTTAAAGTTATTGATAATGGATCAAGATAA
- a CDS encoding DNA polymerase III subunit alpha, with protein MFLNCHSYYSLRYGTMSVEELVSNGVATGATALALTDINATTGVFDFIKACNGASIKPIVGLEFWEESCKYIGLAKNREGFKELNEILTQRNLKKEPLPDRPMADNVFLIYPFGKEPKNLQENEFIGVRPDQVNKLLQYPNISRCVPLQPVTMAATSDFTFHQVLRSIDNNTLVSKVDKTTLAAPHDTFFPFQRLQQRFSVYPEVFKNAERIIEDCNFEFDFSTPKNKKYYTGSKHSDRQLLESLAKEGIVRRYGKGNLEAMKRVAKEIDVIDKLDFAGYFLITWDIIRYSQSRGFFHVGRGSGANSVVSYCLGITNICPIELNLYFERFLNSSRKTPPDFDIDWSWKDRDDILDYIFKRFDSRCTAFTGTVAKFKYRSTIREVGKALGLPKEELDILSKARATAIDLSDPIVSQVVDIGQRLEGFPNQRSVHSCGVIISEEPLTYYTALDLPPKGFPTVQFDMYIGEDIGFEKFDILSQRGIGHINECVEILKENRGVEIDIHAVDSFKDDPLLNEKLAKGETLGCFYIESPAMRGLLRRLKCDNYPVLVAASSIIRPGVAKSGMMREYIQRHNDPENFEYFHPVFEEQLADTYGIMVYQEDVIKIAEGFAKLDPTDGDILRRAMSGKTRSIKELDAIKGKFFANCKELGYDDNLAQEVYRQIESFAGYSFCKAHSASYAVESYQSLYLKTYYPIEFMVAVINNFGGFYRTEVYVHEAIRAGATVHAPCINTSDYNTKVVGNEIYLGFIHVEGLNEETIKTILLQRQQQDLFLSLDDFMSRANVGLEHLQTLVYTGAFRFTGCSKSELIIQVRMKFVATKPQPLQQLFQSPTRDFTLPELERTPIEDAFDEVEILGFPISIQPFDLLKTNFRGDVFVKDLLKYQGQVVRMLGYLISQKPVPTSRGLMYFGTWIDHQGEYFDTTHFPDNLQRYPFSGGGCYLLRGKVAVDFHFPTIEILQMAKLPYKPDPRYGEEGQSKERKSVNNDINPWIPQRAPYPSKDDRDRSFNNS; from the coding sequence ATGTTTCTGAACTGCCATTCATATTATTCATTGCGCTATGGTACAATGTCAGTGGAAGAACTGGTTAGCAATGGTGTTGCAACGGGGGCAACGGCACTTGCCCTTACCGATATTAACGCAACAACTGGAGTATTTGATTTTATAAAAGCTTGCAATGGGGCCAGCATAAAACCAATAGTAGGTTTAGAGTTTTGGGAAGAAAGTTGCAAATACATAGGGTTAGCAAAAAACAGGGAAGGGTTCAAGGAGTTGAATGAAATTCTAACTCAGCGAAACCTTAAAAAGGAACCGTTGCCTGACCGTCCAATGGCAGACAATGTTTTCTTAATTTATCCTTTTGGAAAGGAGCCAAAGAACCTACAGGAAAATGAATTCATAGGAGTACGGCCGGATCAAGTAAATAAGCTTTTGCAGTATCCAAATATCAGCCGTTGTGTACCGTTGCAGCCGGTTACTATGGCAGCAACATCGGATTTCACCTTTCACCAAGTATTGAGGTCAATTGATAATAATACTCTGGTTTCTAAGGTGGATAAAACGACTTTAGCAGCTCCTCATGATACCTTCTTTCCGTTTCAACGGTTGCAGCAACGGTTTTCGGTTTACCCAGAAGTCTTTAAAAATGCAGAAAGGATAATTGAAGATTGCAATTTTGAATTTGACTTCAGCACTCCAAAAAATAAGAAGTATTACACAGGCAGCAAGCACAGTGATAGACAATTACTGGAAAGTTTAGCGAAGGAAGGTATTGTAAGGAGATATGGCAAGGGAAATCTCGAAGCTATGAAGAGGGTAGCGAAGGAAATTGATGTGATTGATAAACTTGACTTCGCGGGGTATTTTTTAATTACCTGGGATATTATTAGATATAGTCAATCAAGAGGCTTTTTTCATGTGGGTAGGGGAAGTGGGGCAAACAGTGTGGTGAGTTATTGTTTGGGCATAACCAACATTTGCCCCATAGAGCTCAATCTTTACTTTGAGAGGTTTTTGAATTCCAGCCGCAAAACACCTCCTGACTTTGACATTGACTGGAGCTGGAAGGATCGTGATGATATTTTGGATTACATATTTAAACGATTTGATAGCCGTTGCACTGCTTTTACTGGTACCGTTGCTAAGTTTAAATATCGTTCTACCATTAGAGAAGTAGGTAAGGCATTGGGGCTACCAAAGGAAGAATTGGACATACTTTCAAAAGCGCGAGCAACGGCTATTGATCTTTCTGATCCAATAGTTAGTCAAGTAGTAGATATAGGGCAACGGCTGGAGGGGTTCCCGAATCAACGGAGCGTACATTCTTGTGGTGTAATTATTTCAGAGGAGCCATTGACGTATTATACAGCTTTAGACTTACCTCCAAAAGGTTTTCCAACTGTACAATTCGATATGTATATAGGTGAGGATATAGGCTTTGAAAAGTTTGATATACTCAGTCAGCGAGGTATTGGGCACATCAATGAATGTGTAGAGATCCTAAAAGAGAATCGAGGCGTAGAAATAGATATACATGCCGTTGATAGCTTTAAAGACGACCCGTTGCTCAATGAGAAATTAGCAAAAGGCGAAACCTTAGGTTGTTTTTATATCGAATCGCCAGCCATGCGCGGTTTGCTTAGAAGGTTAAAATGTGACAACTATCCAGTACTTGTAGCAGCAAGCAGCATAATAAGGCCGGGGGTAGCCAAGTCCGGAATGATGCGGGAATATATTCAGCGCCATAATGATCCCGAGAACTTTGAATATTTTCATCCTGTTTTTGAAGAACAGTTGGCAGATACCTATGGTATAATGGTATATCAGGAAGATGTAATTAAGATAGCAGAAGGTTTTGCCAAACTGGATCCAACAGATGGTGATATTCTAAGAAGAGCCATGAGCGGAAAAACCAGATCAATTAAAGAACTGGATGCTATTAAAGGGAAGTTTTTTGCTAATTGTAAAGAACTTGGCTACGATGATAATCTCGCTCAGGAAGTTTATAGGCAGATAGAGAGTTTTGCGGGGTACTCCTTTTGTAAGGCACACTCGGCCAGCTATGCCGTTGAAAGCTACCAAAGCCTGTATCTAAAGACATATTACCCCATTGAGTTTATGGTAGCTGTAATTAACAATTTTGGCGGCTTTTACCGAACCGAAGTTTATGTACATGAAGCAATTAGAGCAGGAGCAACGGTACATGCACCGTGCATAAATACCAGTGATTACAATACTAAGGTGGTCGGAAATGAAATTTACTTAGGCTTTATTCATGTCGAGGGCCTAAACGAGGAAACAATTAAAACAATACTACTGCAACGGCAGCAACAAGATCTGTTTCTTTCTTTGGATGATTTTATGAGTAGAGCGAATGTAGGTTTAGAACACTTACAAACACTTGTCTATACTGGTGCTTTCAGATTTACAGGATGCTCAAAGAGTGAATTGATTATTCAGGTGAGAATGAAGTTTGTTGCAACCAAACCACAACCGTTGCAACAGTTATTTCAGTCTCCAACAAGGGATTTTACTTTACCAGAATTGGAGCGAACCCCAATTGAGGATGCATTTGATGAAGTTGAGATACTTGGATTTCCAATAAGTATTCAGCCATTTGATCTATTAAAAACCAATTTTCGTGGTGATGTCTTCGTTAAGGATTTACTAAAGTATCAAGGCCAAGTTGTGAGAATGCTGGGGTACTTAATATCTCAAAAGCCAGTACCAACGTCAAGAGGCTTAATGTACTTTGGTACTTGGATAGATCATCAAGGTGAATATTTCGATACTACCCATTTCCCAGATAATCTTCAGAGGTATCCATTTAGTGGTGGTGGATGTTATCTTCTTAGAGGCAAAGTAGCCGTTGACTTTCACTTTCCCACCATTGAAATTCTGCAAATGGCCAAATTGCCATATAAACCAGATCCACGATATGGAGAGGAGGGGCAGTCTAAGGAAAGGAAATCTGTAAATAATGACATTAACCCTTGGATACCTCAGAGAGCACCTTATCCATCGAAGGATGATCGAGATAGATCTTTCAATAATTCTTGA
- a CDS encoding tyrosine-type recombinase/integrase, which yields MTQRLKKVGTKWGTSENGKTYLKPVLVDHNGDLSKQWHVYYKYWDDDKQRLIKARKSSIPGHLSPNRSQDPKVRYEELSILRDVLERLLKLDWVPNKKFPITKLQDKLPTKVPEEVSVNIIDAIGQALELKKSEASPKYFKMLSWRMENFKEFLINNNLDHLIADKLSRKHILAYLKYVQESRGLNGQIASNKTRNGYLGDLSSIFNTMVAHELILINPCTKIKKLQEKTGRHVPYSSEDIILFSKWSKEHSPYLYKYTQLIAYAFLRPKEILDLQLKDIDLQNRVIKLRRESAKVDAVTIPIIEPLFITLSEMFTENTPKHYYLFTLDEKPGPKRIAQTRYFSRRFNRWKEEMTEKNNRSFTQDHTLYGIRHTFIQNIFQELRKMMTKNEAEFKLMTITRHRTIDALRKYTRDYSMELAEDWSNKFTLRF from the coding sequence TTGACTCAACGATTAAAAAAAGTGGGGACAAAGTGGGGAACTTCCGAAAATGGAAAAACTTACTTGAAGCCTGTTCTTGTTGATCACAATGGTGATCTATCCAAGCAATGGCATGTCTATTACAAATATTGGGATGACGACAAGCAAAGACTTATAAAAGCTCGTAAATCATCTATTCCTGGACACCTATCTCCTAATCGATCACAAGATCCTAAGGTGAGATACGAGGAACTTTCCATTCTAAGGGATGTTTTAGAACGCTTACTTAAATTAGATTGGGTTCCAAATAAAAAGTTCCCAATCACCAAACTTCAAGATAAACTTCCAACTAAAGTACCAGAGGAAGTTTCTGTAAACATAATTGATGCAATAGGACAAGCTTTGGAATTAAAAAAATCCGAAGCCTCCCCGAAGTACTTCAAAATGCTGAGCTGGCGTATGGAAAACTTTAAGGAGTTCTTGATCAATAACAATCTTGACCACCTGATCGCAGACAAGCTCTCACGAAAACACATACTTGCTTATCTTAAATACGTGCAGGAAAGCCGTGGACTGAATGGTCAAATAGCAAGTAACAAAACACGAAACGGATACTTGGGTGACCTATCATCTATTTTCAATACAATGGTCGCCCATGAACTGATTCTAATCAATCCATGCACCAAGATAAAAAAGCTTCAGGAAAAAACAGGGCGGCATGTGCCCTACTCTTCTGAGGATATTATTCTATTCAGTAAATGGAGTAAAGAACATAGTCCTTACCTATATAAGTATACACAGTTAATTGCGTACGCTTTTCTAAGGCCTAAAGAGATACTTGACCTGCAACTAAAAGATATCGACCTTCAAAATCGTGTGATAAAATTAAGACGTGAAAGCGCTAAAGTGGATGCTGTGACAATCCCCATCATAGAACCACTATTTATTACCCTCTCTGAAATGTTTACCGAAAACACTCCTAAGCACTACTACCTGTTTACACTTGATGAAAAACCCGGGCCAAAAAGAATTGCTCAGACAAGATACTTCTCAAGAAGATTTAATAGGTGGAAAGAGGAGATGACAGAAAAAAATAATAGAAGTTTCACCCAAGATCATACGCTGTATGGAATAAGACACACTTTCATCCAAAACATTTTTCAAGAACTTAGAAAAATGATGACAAAGAATGAAGCTGAATTTAAACTTATGACCATCACTCGCCATCGAACAATTGACGCCCTGAGAAAGTACACACGGGATTATAGTATGGAACTTGCCGAGGACTGGTCTAACAAATTTACTCTGAGGTTCTAA